A window of the Micropterus dolomieu isolate WLL.071019.BEF.003 ecotype Adirondacks unplaced genomic scaffold, ASM2129224v1 contig_13128, whole genome shotgun sequence genome harbors these coding sequences:
- the LOC123966308 gene encoding delta-type opioid receptor-like isoform X1, which yields MYTTVSTYTCSMNRSTELSSSEEMAPEEFDGGTAAACVILGLSFLIGAPGNLLVIWTILRHVKQRSHTVVLILHLAAADLLVLITLPLWIYSLVHTWVFGEAFCKALVYIVNVCMFSSVFFITLMGVERFLAICHPFVMMRWKSKSVMNGCLVLLWLLALLLGVPALLTQSLDKSDGADHCFTKEFTSVTQATIFLCLETLGGFVVPFVIISICYCLVAAQLRKMSFNSKQKSMVLVQAVVVAFILCWLPYHIINIIDLVCTLRSGTEFECIPESLVFGSGALVFISSSLNPVLYTLFARNLRKSLEASRLVRLFQEMATHTNKLRELVVQEQTGQRAANTQVELISDSV from the exons ATGT ACACAACTGTCAGCACATACACTTGCAGCATGAACCGTTCAACTGAGCTGTCTTCTTCAGAGGAAATGGCTCCTGAGGAGTTTGACGGTGGGACAGCAGCAGCTTGTGTGATCCTCGGCCTGTCCTTCCTGATAGGAGCCCCGGGGAACCTGCTGGTGATCTGGACTATCCTGAGACATGTGAAGCAGCGTTCCCATACTGTAGTACTTATCCTGCATCTGGCTGCTGCTGACCTGTTGGTCCTCATCACCCTGCCTTTATGGATCTACTCCCTGGTACACACCTGGGTGTTTGGAGAGGCATTTTGCAAGGCCTTGGTGTACATTGTCAATGTGTGCATGTTCAGCAGTGTCTTCTTTATAACCCTTATGGGTGTGGAGCGCTTTCTAGCCATCTGTCATCCATTTGTTATGATGCGCTGGAAGTCCAAGAGCGTCATGAACGGATGTCTTGTACTTTTGTGGCTCCTTGCCTTGCTTCTAGGAGTGCCTGCTTTATTGACCCagtctttggataaaagcgatGGAGCTGACCACTGTTTTACCAAGGAATTCACATCTGTGACTCAGGCGACCATTTTCTTATGTCTGGAGACCTTGGGGGGTTTTGTAGTTCCTTTTGTGATCATTAGTATCTGTTACTGTCTAGTGGCTGCCCAGCTGAGAAAAATGAGTTTCAACTCCAAACAGAAATCCATGGTTCTTGTGCAGGCTGTGGTGGTAGCCTTCATACTGTGCTGGTTGCCTTACCATATCATCAACATTATTGATCTGGTTTGCACTCTTAGATCAGGCACAGAATTTGAATGTATCCCTGAGAGTCTCGTCTTTGGCTCTGGTGCCCTTGTTTTCATTAGCAGTTCACTGAATCCTGTGTTATACACCCTGTTCGCAAGGAACTTACGAAAGAGTCTTGAGGCGTCCCGACTGGTCAGGCTGTTCCAGGAAATGGCCACTCACACCAACAAACTCAGGGAGCTGGTAGTACAAGAACAGACTGGCCAGAGGGCAGCAAATACACAGGTAGAGCTGATATCTGACTCTGTGTGA
- the LOC123966308 gene encoding leukotriene B4 receptor 1-like isoform X2, protein MNRSTELSSSEEMAPEEFDGGTAAACVILGLSFLIGAPGNLLVIWTILRHVKQRSHTVVLILHLAAADLLVLITLPLWIYSLVHTWVFGEAFCKALVYIVNVCMFSSVFFITLMGVERFLAICHPFVMMRWKSKSVMNGCLVLLWLLALLLGVPALLTQSLDKSDGADHCFTKEFTSVTQATIFLCLETLGGFVVPFVIISICYCLVAAQLRKMSFNSKQKSMVLVQAVVVAFILCWLPYHIINIIDLVCTLRSGTEFECIPESLVFGSGALVFISSSLNPVLYTLFARNLRKSLEASRLVRLFQEMATHTNKLRELVVQEQTGQRAANTQVELISDSV, encoded by the coding sequence ATGAACCGTTCAACTGAGCTGTCTTCTTCAGAGGAAATGGCTCCTGAGGAGTTTGACGGTGGGACAGCAGCAGCTTGTGTGATCCTCGGCCTGTCCTTCCTGATAGGAGCCCCGGGGAACCTGCTGGTGATCTGGACTATCCTGAGACATGTGAAGCAGCGTTCCCATACTGTAGTACTTATCCTGCATCTGGCTGCTGCTGACCTGTTGGTCCTCATCACCCTGCCTTTATGGATCTACTCCCTGGTACACACCTGGGTGTTTGGAGAGGCATTTTGCAAGGCCTTGGTGTACATTGTCAATGTGTGCATGTTCAGCAGTGTCTTCTTTATAACCCTTATGGGTGTGGAGCGCTTTCTAGCCATCTGTCATCCATTTGTTATGATGCGCTGGAAGTCCAAGAGCGTCATGAACGGATGTCTTGTACTTTTGTGGCTCCTTGCCTTGCTTCTAGGAGTGCCTGCTTTATTGACCCagtctttggataaaagcgatGGAGCTGACCACTGTTTTACCAAGGAATTCACATCTGTGACTCAGGCGACCATTTTCTTATGTCTGGAGACCTTGGGGGGTTTTGTAGTTCCTTTTGTGATCATTAGTATCTGTTACTGTCTAGTGGCTGCCCAGCTGAGAAAAATGAGTTTCAACTCCAAACAGAAATCCATGGTTCTTGTGCAGGCTGTGGTGGTAGCCTTCATACTGTGCTGGTTGCCTTACCATATCATCAACATTATTGATCTGGTTTGCACTCTTAGATCAGGCACAGAATTTGAATGTATCCCTGAGAGTCTCGTCTTTGGCTCTGGTGCCCTTGTTTTCATTAGCAGTTCACTGAATCCTGTGTTATACACCCTGTTCGCAAGGAACTTACGAAAGAGTCTTGAGGCGTCCCGACTGGTCAGGCTGTTCCAGGAAATGGCCACTCACACCAACAAACTCAGGGAGCTGGTAGTACAAGAACAGACTGGCCAGAGGGCAGCAAATACACAGGTAGAGCTGATATCTGACTCTGTGTGA